The following proteins come from a genomic window of Bactrocera dorsalis isolate Fly_Bdor chromosome 6, ASM2337382v1, whole genome shotgun sequence:
- the LOC105224802 gene encoding epidermal growth factor receptor kinase substrate 8-like protein 2 isoform X2 gives MRAPGMAYHNSNGGAIGNNSTAGGSLRGIAGEIGSSEYSGDERDSRSGEDHHESDLNNKPIYLLEHLATFTVNKDSDIVYPADGMRRLLQLEKTTGIWSQKMQICLDYQWVLIMDYETGNIIERFPASLVQDPTAFTSTDSMELYNNILVFIVSGGSGSRSEMHIFQSQSVSAVHLVEDLKSLRNGKIVTHQREGLIHQQQSPSNLLKNGPTGLAKSLPATCSQHGRSEQQIHHLNNGGTITPSRTSIDQYGLHVRSVMLESNHAGAAAGSGNGETDSEQGGFNDETSSTSSDKYERDVTVLNHCFDDIEKFIARLQHAAAASRELERRRRNRKSKKKDPGEGLLTLRTRPPLEKEFIDIFSKFKLSFNLLAKLKAHIHDPNAPELVHFLFTPLALIVEASSDTYYESQLPARVINPLLTREAINLLINCVTSKETELWRSLGDAWIIPRDQWKNDVGSYHPVFMDGWSPDYLVTDELEILSTPTNNSKRCLDVKSHLHAGHTSHSGANGRQVGSNSNCSNTALHIGQVEEYETSIPIEKYSGHYERDSERFLPTGGISGAANGGPCDFSVHSEISIDSIERSGGALHDLQINNNIAAGIQTISTGMQQLHARDSQNTTATRNNNSVSEFSGRDNITNDERMLAAWLGDLQTAHAKIVLVTYPRTANNDKELSVVRGEYLEILDDTRKWWKARNIRGQVAHVPHTIVTPYNFGEESGSNQFYGQQQAPSHLQGNNTYTQPRHPINTNLSDNIETHRSHDGTDWIRNKHLGKKGEFRYF, from the exons ATGAGAGCCCCCGGAATGGCTTATCACAACTCGAATGGAGGTGCTATTGGTAATAATAGCACAGCTGGTGGCAGTTTACGTGGTATTGCTGGTGAAATTGGCTCTAGTGAATATTCCGGCGACGAACGAGACTCTCGGAGCGGCGAAGATCATCACGAAAGTGATTTGAATAACAAGCCAATATATCTTCTGGAACATTTAGCTACCTTCACGGTAAATAAGGATTCCGACATTGTCTATCCCGCAGACGGCATGCGAAGGCTGTTACAGTTGGAAAAAACCACTGGTATATGGTCTCAGAAAATGCAAATATGTTTGGATTACCAGTGGGTGCTTATAATGGATTATGAAACCGGA AATATCATAGAAAGATTTCCAGCATCTCTTGTACAGGATCCAACAGCATTCACATCTACTGATTCCATGgagttatataataatatattagtaTTTATCGTATCCGGCGGCAGTGGCTCACGCtcagaaatgcatatttttCAG TCACAAAGTGTTTCTgccgtgcatttggttgaagACTTAAAGAGCCTAAGAAATGGGAAAATAGTGACACATCAGCGCGAGGGTTTAATACATCAACAGCAATCACCATCAAATCTATTAAAAAACGGTCCTACTGGTTTAGCTAAGTCATTACCGGCAACCTGCAGCCAGCACGGTCGCAGCGAACAACAAATCCATCATCTTAACAATGGTGGTACTATTACGCCATCCCGCACTAGTATAGATCAATATGGCTTACACGTCCGAAGTGTCATGCTAGAAAGTAATCATGCAGGTGCTGCTGCTGGTAGCGGAAATGGTGAAACAGATTCCGAACAAGGCGGGTTTAATGACGAAACTAGTTCTACGTCCAGTGACAAGTATGAACGTGATGTAACTGTGTTGAATCATTGCTTTGATGACATAGAAAAGTTCATAGCACGCCTGCAACATGCAGCTGCAGCATCACGCGAACTGGAGCGTCGACGCCGAAAccgaaaatcaaaaaagaaagatCCTGGCGAGGGTTTATTAACGTTGCGTACCCGACCGCCTCTTGAAAAAGAGTTTATCGATATTTTCTCCAAATTCAAACTTTCATTTAACTTGCTGGCCAAGCTGAAAGCACACATACATGATCCAAATGCTCCCGAACTAGTTCACTTCTTATTTACACCGCTTGCACTAATAGTCGAGGCTTCCAGTGACACTTACTATGAGTCTCAATTACCAGCACGTGTAATCAATCCATTACTTACACGTGAAGCCATAAATCTGTTAATTAATTGCGTTACGAGCAAAGAAACTGAACTATGGCGCTCCCTTGGTGACGCTTGGATTATACCACGCGATCAGTGGAAAAATGATGTGGGCTCATACCATCCTGTATTTATGGATGGGTGGTCGCCCGATTACTTGGTAACCGATGAATTGGAAATCCTTAGTACTCCAACAAACAATAGCAAGCGTTGTTTAGATGTTAAATCACATTTGCATGCTGGTCATACCAGCCACAGCGGGGCGAACGGACGCCAAGTTGGCAGCAATAGTAATTGCAGCAATACAGCTTTACATATAGGGCAAGTCGAAGAATACGAAACAAGTATACCAATTGAGAAATATTCTGGTCATTATGAACGCGATAGTGAACGATTTCTGCCCACTGGTGGCATAAGTGGCGCTGCGAACGGTGGACCTTGTGATTTTAGCGTACACAGTGAAATTTCAATTGATTCAATTGAACGTAGCGGAGGGGCATTGCACGAtttgcaaattaataataacattGCAGCTGGTATTCAAACAATATCAACAGGAATGCAACAATTACATGCTCGTGACTCTCAGAATACCACAGCCACGCGCAATAATAACTCAGTTTCCGAATTCTCTGGTCGTGATAACATCACTAACGACGAACGAATGTTGGCAGCGTGGCTAGGTGATTTACAAACGGCACATGCTAAAATTGTCCTAGTCACATATCCCCGCACAGCCAACAATGATAAAGAGCTAAGTGTGGTTCGTGGTGAATATTTGGAG ATTTTGGACGATACTCGAAAATGGTGGAAGGCTCGCAACATACGAGGTCAAGTGGCTCATGTTCCACACACAATTGTCACTCCATATAACTTCGGCGAAGAGTCTGGGAGCAATCAGTTCTATGGGCAACAACAAGCACCATCACATCTGCAAGGAAACAATACTTATACACAGCCGAGACACCCGATAAATACAAATCTCAGT gatAATATCGAGACACACCGGTCACACGACGGTACTGATTGGATTCGAAATAAGCATCTGGGTAAGAAAGGAGAGTTcagatatttttaa
- the LOC105224802 gene encoding epidermal growth factor receptor kinase substrate 8-like protein 2 isoform X1 — MYIHICKYELSTTTVTKYTTIAKTPATYKNTNDKTATEAAIITSMLYLLMRAPGMAYHNSNGGAIGNNSTAGGSLRGIAGEIGSSEYSGDERDSRSGEDHHESDLNNKPIYLLEHLATFTVNKDSDIVYPADGMRRLLQLEKTTGIWSQKMQICLDYQWVLIMDYETGNIIERFPASLVQDPTAFTSTDSMELYNNILVFIVSGGSGSRSEMHIFQSQSVSAVHLVEDLKSLRNGKIVTHQREGLIHQQQSPSNLLKNGPTGLAKSLPATCSQHGRSEQQIHHLNNGGTITPSRTSIDQYGLHVRSVMLESNHAGAAAGSGNGETDSEQGGFNDETSSTSSDKYERDVTVLNHCFDDIEKFIARLQHAAAASRELERRRRNRKSKKKDPGEGLLTLRTRPPLEKEFIDIFSKFKLSFNLLAKLKAHIHDPNAPELVHFLFTPLALIVEASSDTYYESQLPARVINPLLTREAINLLINCVTSKETELWRSLGDAWIIPRDQWKNDVGSYHPVFMDGWSPDYLVTDELEILSTPTNNSKRCLDVKSHLHAGHTSHSGANGRQVGSNSNCSNTALHIGQVEEYETSIPIEKYSGHYERDSERFLPTGGISGAANGGPCDFSVHSEISIDSIERSGGALHDLQINNNIAAGIQTISTGMQQLHARDSQNTTATRNNNSVSEFSGRDNITNDERMLAAWLGDLQTAHAKIVLVTYPRTANNDKELSVVRGEYLEILDDTRKWWKARNIRGQVAHVPHTIVTPYNFGEESGSNQFYGQQQAPSHLQGNNTYTQPRHPINTNLSDNIETHRSHDGTDWIRNKHLGKKGEFRYF, encoded by the exons TTATATTTGTTAATGAGAGCCCCCGGAATGGCTTATCACAACTCGAATGGAGGTGCTATTGGTAATAATAGCACAGCTGGTGGCAGTTTACGTGGTATTGCTGGTGAAATTGGCTCTAGTGAATATTCCGGCGACGAACGAGACTCTCGGAGCGGCGAAGATCATCACGAAAGTGATTTGAATAACAAGCCAATATATCTTCTGGAACATTTAGCTACCTTCACGGTAAATAAGGATTCCGACATTGTCTATCCCGCAGACGGCATGCGAAGGCTGTTACAGTTGGAAAAAACCACTGGTATATGGTCTCAGAAAATGCAAATATGTTTGGATTACCAGTGGGTGCTTATAATGGATTATGAAACCGGA AATATCATAGAAAGATTTCCAGCATCTCTTGTACAGGATCCAACAGCATTCACATCTACTGATTCCATGgagttatataataatatattagtaTTTATCGTATCCGGCGGCAGTGGCTCACGCtcagaaatgcatatttttCAG TCACAAAGTGTTTCTgccgtgcatttggttgaagACTTAAAGAGCCTAAGAAATGGGAAAATAGTGACACATCAGCGCGAGGGTTTAATACATCAACAGCAATCACCATCAAATCTATTAAAAAACGGTCCTACTGGTTTAGCTAAGTCATTACCGGCAACCTGCAGCCAGCACGGTCGCAGCGAACAACAAATCCATCATCTTAACAATGGTGGTACTATTACGCCATCCCGCACTAGTATAGATCAATATGGCTTACACGTCCGAAGTGTCATGCTAGAAAGTAATCATGCAGGTGCTGCTGCTGGTAGCGGAAATGGTGAAACAGATTCCGAACAAGGCGGGTTTAATGACGAAACTAGTTCTACGTCCAGTGACAAGTATGAACGTGATGTAACTGTGTTGAATCATTGCTTTGATGACATAGAAAAGTTCATAGCACGCCTGCAACATGCAGCTGCAGCATCACGCGAACTGGAGCGTCGACGCCGAAAccgaaaatcaaaaaagaaagatCCTGGCGAGGGTTTATTAACGTTGCGTACCCGACCGCCTCTTGAAAAAGAGTTTATCGATATTTTCTCCAAATTCAAACTTTCATTTAACTTGCTGGCCAAGCTGAAAGCACACATACATGATCCAAATGCTCCCGAACTAGTTCACTTCTTATTTACACCGCTTGCACTAATAGTCGAGGCTTCCAGTGACACTTACTATGAGTCTCAATTACCAGCACGTGTAATCAATCCATTACTTACACGTGAAGCCATAAATCTGTTAATTAATTGCGTTACGAGCAAAGAAACTGAACTATGGCGCTCCCTTGGTGACGCTTGGATTATACCACGCGATCAGTGGAAAAATGATGTGGGCTCATACCATCCTGTATTTATGGATGGGTGGTCGCCCGATTACTTGGTAACCGATGAATTGGAAATCCTTAGTACTCCAACAAACAATAGCAAGCGTTGTTTAGATGTTAAATCACATTTGCATGCTGGTCATACCAGCCACAGCGGGGCGAACGGACGCCAAGTTGGCAGCAATAGTAATTGCAGCAATACAGCTTTACATATAGGGCAAGTCGAAGAATACGAAACAAGTATACCAATTGAGAAATATTCTGGTCATTATGAACGCGATAGTGAACGATTTCTGCCCACTGGTGGCATAAGTGGCGCTGCGAACGGTGGACCTTGTGATTTTAGCGTACACAGTGAAATTTCAATTGATTCAATTGAACGTAGCGGAGGGGCATTGCACGAtttgcaaattaataataacattGCAGCTGGTATTCAAACAATATCAACAGGAATGCAACAATTACATGCTCGTGACTCTCAGAATACCACAGCCACGCGCAATAATAACTCAGTTTCCGAATTCTCTGGTCGTGATAACATCACTAACGACGAACGAATGTTGGCAGCGTGGCTAGGTGATTTACAAACGGCACATGCTAAAATTGTCCTAGTCACATATCCCCGCACAGCCAACAATGATAAAGAGCTAAGTGTGGTTCGTGGTGAATATTTGGAG ATTTTGGACGATACTCGAAAATGGTGGAAGGCTCGCAACATACGAGGTCAAGTGGCTCATGTTCCACACACAATTGTCACTCCATATAACTTCGGCGAAGAGTCTGGGAGCAATCAGTTCTATGGGCAACAACAAGCACCATCACATCTGCAAGGAAACAATACTTATACACAGCCGAGACACCCGATAAATACAAATCTCAGT gatAATATCGAGACACACCGGTCACACGACGGTACTGATTGGATTCGAAATAAGCATCTGGGTAAGAAAGGAGAGTTcagatatttttaa